AAAATCACATGAGAAAATACTACTGGGAGCAGGAATCCCCATGAATGTGTTAAATACTACCTCTGGGAGAAGGGTCAGGCTACAACTTCTGTCTGATCTGCTACATGGAGGCAGCTTAATAATATGTGGAGACACGCATCCAGGAAAATTATTCCCAGATGATCCCACTTCCACAAAGGGCCCGAAGGCCTCCTATTTTAGTCAAGTTCCAGTCAGGTTCCTGTGCAACGTTGCTGCTTTTTAGTCACCCACCTGATTTTTCTAAGCAAGACATAAAAGGGGCTGAAGACTCGGGATATCTCCTCAGGCCTCCGGTCCAAGTTCAGGGGTCCATCTGGATAGATCAGGAGACCACTGTGTAGagggcaatttaaaaaaaagaaaaagaaaagacaagataGAGCGAcctaatatgtttttttaaaaaaactcattcaGGAAGAGTTTTAACAGGAGGGAGCTTTCGACAGCCTAATTAGAACTGCCTAATTAGAATTGCCCTTTCCTTATCTCCTTTGAGGAGATAAGGAACATTACTATGAGGGCTCCTTGAACAAGAAGAAAGCAGCACAACACAACAAGGCAGAAACACTCATGAACCCTGttcaatgctttaaaaataataatcacaacaatacttttcatttccccaaacaggaaaaaaatgttaatCTTAATCACTTTCATGATTAGTTTTTATAACCCTCTCTTCCCCTTATATGGGTTACCTATCCAATTTAGATGCAACTTCTCTTATTTTATGCATTCTGCCTATCCTTATCTGAACTCCTGTGAACAGCCATGTTGTCTAAGAATGGTCCCTCATGCAACAGCTGCCCCTATCAAAATCCGGAGGACTACAGTTATAAATCTGTCACTTTTTCCTCATGAGGAGGGCTAGGCAGGATGGTAATTTGAACAGAGAGACAGTCCAGAAGCTTTGAACAAATCACTAACCAGCAGTCTCACCTCATCAACTGCATCAAGTTATAGACtacagagcaggagagagagccagtgtggtgtagtggttagactgggaCACAGGAGATCTCAGTTCTAgtccccctcggccatggaacgcactgggtgattttgggctagtcattgactctcagcctaacctacctcacaggactgttgtgatgataaaatggaaaggaggagtaccatgtaagccaccttgggctccttggaagagggagaaaggcgggatataaatgtaacaataaaaacatgtggccctccagatgttgctggattgcaactcctatcaaTCCAAGACAGCATAGTCAGTGGCGAGGAATGacaaacagcatctggagggccacccgtTACCTCACCCCTATAGAGAATACCTAGAAGGCCCACAGCCTCCTccccagacccacccacccagagaGGAGCATTTAGGAGGTGTTGCCTCCTGTGCTCTAAAAACAGAAACAAGCTGACAGGCATGACAAAGAACATAAAAGCAGAGAACTTTTTAGATGAAAGGCTACAAGTGAGAGTTATGTGGTGGAAAGGCTACCAAAGGGACACCAAGCCATGAGAGAACTTTGCTTGAAGTTAAGGGGGTGCTTGAAAGGAGAAATTGCAGCCATCACGCCATAAACGTTGACCTGGAATAGGTTTTCCAGAAGGCTCCAGAGGGGATTGTTCTCAACAATGGCGAAGGCGTTTAGTTACAAAGCAAGTTGTAAGCTATAATAAAGAGGATCACATTTGCTTAGTGTACAGGGAGAAGGGTTTCACCgtattgcaatgcactctttgGTAGAGCAACAAACTTCCCTGAGGAATTTCAACATGGCAGTGGCAAGGAGCGTGAGAAGGCACTCAACGCTGAAGCAATAGCAAGAACTCCACTTACATAATCAGACTTGTCCCAATTTATTCCGCTAAGATTACACGCCTCTCCCGCCAGCTTTGACATAGCCATGTCAAACATTTCAGAGGTTTTGGCTGATGAAGCTCTAGGCTGCTACATGGTTCTGTACTCAACCACAAGATGACTGGTAAGACCACATACCTAATAATGGCCAGGCGGGGAATGGTGAACATCAGCTGGGGCTCATACCCATCAATCATCTCCTGAGTCAAGTAGCCACATTTCAAAGCTCTAgacgagggagggagagaaggggcagaggatgaggggaaaaaataaaacaacacaggCAGCTGTCAAATGCCCCAGTCCAAGCCGCCAATTATCCTAGACATAAGCTGGACCATGATTCCTGCATCAAAAGGGGTTTTGACAGGCTTGCGTCACAAGAGGCGGTTTTATTCCGTCACAGACGTTGGTGGTGCTTGTCCAAGCCACAAAGGGTACTGACAACATCCTGACAAAATCCTCACCTGGCCACAGTTTCACAGAAGAGCACAACAATTTCTTGCTGCCTATAGATCTCTTCAGGTGACTTCACCGAGACTAGCGACGACACGTAGCTAGAAAAGAAACAGGCTTTGAAAaaccagatcagccttcccccctccccaccccacacacagatAACACGTACCTACTCTGCATTCAAAGCCCAGGACATTGCCTCATCTCCTATTTTGTCTTTCCAGCTGGCATTTGGGATCGTACATCTAAAGCAGCACTGATCCTGCTCAGAAATTCCCATTTCCAGCCCACAACAACTTTGATTGGGGCCAACAAGCCTGCTTTTTAGTACCTTTTTGCTTACATCAAAAGAGCAGCACTGAAATAGCTTTGCCTTGGTGCCCACTTTCTGCTCCATACCTCAGTTCAGTATATTATCTAAAAACCAGCCAGCCTACAGTCTTGTTCCTGCACTTTAGGCTGGAACactaaaacataagaacattagagccctgctggatcagacaaaaggcctcTTTAGTTCCACAAGGTCCAACCAGATCCCTCTGGGAAGCACCCAAGCCAGGACAATGCTGATCAATACTGGGGGAGCTTAGCAAATACCTCAGCTCAAACTCAGCAAAGAGTGCATCAAAGCGGATCAAAGCCCTACGGATAGGCTCTGAAAAGGGCCCAGGTTGGCTCAGGCTTTGCTCCCGGAGTACCGTCCGCACCAACTCCAAGCTGCACAGCAGATCCTTGGCCAGTGGTCGTAGCCGTATCCCGTCTGCCTCTTCCACATCAATATAGGTGCGCGCCATCAGACACTGAAGGGAGAGAAGACCGACAGTTCAGGAACACTCCTGCTCCTTTGGCTGCCTCGCCCCACTGTATCACTGAAGTTATTTCACGGCTAGGATGAGCACTCCAGCGAACGGCCGATGCTGAACTCCAGGAATTGTCCCAGATGACGTCCCGGTAAAGCAATAAAGCAACATTCCCCTAAGGTCCAGCCCTCATCTTCTCAGGAGGAGCCGGTGGTAACATAGCAAAAGAAACCCAGGCCATGATTAATGGGATGGCAAAAAGGGAAAGCTCATGGTTCCATCTGGCCAAGCACCAGACAGTGCTTCATGCTGTATCCCATTTGGGATACAAATAGAACATACAAATAAAGACCCATGAGACGTTCCAGTCCAGCAGGGCACACCCAACGGGCCACGGAAGCACCCAGATATCACTCCCCCATGGCTCACCTCAGCAGCAAAGAGCAGGTGGTTCCGGAGGTTGTCCACGAGAAGGTCTTCAGGGAATTTGATGACATAGTCACGGCCATGACGTTCCTTGGGGATGCACTCATCCATGATTTGCTCTATGATGGCCAGCAGTTCAGCCTGGCAGATTAGTGAGAGACATTGCTACCCTTCAACTCTGGTACATTCCAGGCATAGCCACCATGTTGGTAGACAAGAGGTCACTTCTTCCCAGAACATTAATAAAGGACATCTTCATAGCCTAACGGCTCAGTCAAAAGGGGAACTGAGCAACAAGGATTTAGCCAGCCGTAACAGAAAAGCATGGTTCAGAGTTTTATGTGGCCAGGAGGGGGAGGAATGTGGGAAGGGTCTATGATTTATTTAGTTTCCTGTAgttgagggctagaaacttactCTTAAAATGGAaggatagtttttttaaaaaaactaccacaACACTATCTTGCGTACAGATGCAAAGAACCAGCGAGAAGTTGTGCTGttgccctctctcctctcctcctccccctgaacATGCctgccctcctgctccccccccccacaacggTAGCAACCACATccctcactcctccccctccctgatgctCCCTTCTCTGCCCTCCTGGCCACAATCATGGGGGCGAGGATAATGATGGGGGCAGGGATAGCTGCTGcccaccctcttcctcctcctcctcctcctccccccttccctcccctggcaacaatggtggtggtggtggttggctgGCCATCCTCCTCCCCCCTGGCACTACAGCTCTCGCTTCTCACCCCCCACGCCATGGCCATGCTTGCAGCAGGCAGGcgcttgcccctcctcctcctcctcccctcccctgacaaTAACAATGATGGCAACTGCCACtcaacctcctcctcccccacctctgccctCTTTCCTCTCTACCCCCAGCCACAATGCCCCCCCTCCTCGACCCCCTACCTTCCTGGGCAGTGGTTGttagcctcctcctcttcccagtgGCATTGGCAGCaggcctctctcctccctcagtgcCTTGCTTGAGTGGAGAGAGATCCCCTAGAGATCTCTCCCCTAGAGATCCGCAGCACCACCTCCCCACCAGGCCTTGCTCTAAGGAAGGACCCCTTCAGAATCCACCACCTGAGGTGAAGGATTCATCCTgcctccaggaagggctggctGTGGTGAACATAATTTAAGGTGCAGCGTAAGGGGGATGGGAAAGCAGAACACCTGTCACATGGGAAACCTCTTGTTTTTAAGGCTGTGTTTCTTTTCCCCAGCAAGGTTACTTCCAGCAATGGAGCTTCACCAGAAGAAAATCATCTAGAAAATCTTTGCCTGCATAACGCAAAACTGGggttgtgggtgggtgaggaTCGGGTCAGCTCCTGCCTGCCAACACTGCACTTTAAAATTCCACCACGGCCCCTTCTGACCACTAGTCCACTATCACATTATCTAGTTTAACCCAAAAACAGAACGCCTTACCTGACTAACATGCAATTGGTTTAGTAGCGCCAGGTATTGCTGAGCATCTGTCTCTACATCCAGGCAGTTGATTTCCGTTACCACTTGAGTCACTCGCTCATCAGCGTAAAAAAACTGTGATAGTAGTCTGGGATCAGAACGCTGAACGGAGAGAGGAAAATGCAGATTATTCACAGCCACACATCCTGAGGGGCTAGCACTCATGACATAACAATAACACTGTTTctggactgtgccacttcagGCTGAACATAGCATTTGTATCCCAATACAAATAAAGACATTCCCTCCACACAAAACCTAGATGCCAGGGAGAAACGTTCTAGCCTAggcttctccctgatgtgctggttttctatatgcaggatta
This window of the Elgaria multicarinata webbii isolate HBS135686 ecotype San Diego chromosome 3, rElgMul1.1.pri, whole genome shotgun sequence genome carries:
- the LOC134395031 gene encoding lateral signaling target protein 2 homolog isoform X2 → MLPAAVRRWLHRPKRSDPRLLSQFFYADERVTQVVTEINCLDVETDAQQYLALLNQLHVSQAELLAIIEQIMDECIPKERHGRDYVIKFPEDLLVDNLRNHLLFAAECLMARTYIDVEEADGIRLRPLAKDLLCSLELVRTVLREQSLSQPGPFSEPIRRALIRFDALFAEFELSYVSSLVSVKSPEEIYRQQEIVVLFCETVARALKCGYLTQEMIDGYEPQLMFTIPRLAIISGLLIYPDGPLNLDRRPEEISRVFSPFYVLLRKIRDLLRVLSKEELYKLEKRVLNQSAADSQTFIDVDSPDFRGFATSCGCPPVRSTQVAAITDVPQNARWLELRARYNNTEDMIHTLFVCISGVADQLQTNFASDLRAILKSVFKIVTSRTEELEVTDTGQMEVCLAPTAPHLADCALCSNSREGTGREDALVPPDWVPDSTCSHCMACHASFTFLRRRHHCRSCGKIFCSRCSSHLAPLPHFRQLKPVRICTHCYTTHLPSTSKNDDCL
- the LOC134395031 gene encoding lateral signaling target protein 2 homolog isoform X1, with product MLPAAVRRWLHRPKRSDPRLLSQFFYADERVTQVVTEINCLDVETDAQQYLALLNQLHVSQAELLAIIEQIMDECIPKERHGRDYVIKFPEDLLVDNLRNHLLFAAECLMARTYIDVEEADGIRLRPLAKDLLCSLELVRTVLREQSLSQPGPFSEPIRRALIRFDALFAEFELSYVSSLVSVKSPEEIYRQQEIVVLFCETVARALKCGYLTQEMIDGYEPQLMFTIPRLAIISGLLIYPDGPLNLDRRPEEISRVFSPFYVLLRKIRDLLRVLSKEELYKLEKRVLNQSAADSQTFIDVDSPDFRGFATSCGCPPVRSSTQVAAITDVPQNARWLELRARYNNTEDMIHTLFVCISGVADQLQTNFASDLRAILKSVFKIVTSRTEELEVTDTGQMEVCLAPTAPHLADCALCSNSREGTGREDALVPPDWVPDSTCSHCMACHASFTFLRRRHHCRSCGKIFCSRCSSHLAPLPHFRQLKPVRICTHCYTTHLPSTSKNDDCL